The Trachemys scripta elegans isolate TJP31775 chromosome 14, CAS_Tse_1.0, whole genome shotgun sequence genome segment ccataaacttaagcACTATGAAAAAGAGAGGAATTCCTTAGGAGTTGCTAGTAGCCTGAGACGGGAGGATAGAGCATCTTTAGCTTGCAAAGATTAAAAGTGCAAAACAACATACATTTTGTGCGTCGTTACTTGTTAACTGAACACAGTTCGCCCTCTGGTGGTTTAAAAGGAAAACTACAGGAATTCCATTATTTATCATCAACAAATTCAGATGAAGAATAAATACGACTTATATTTCTTATTTTCTGAGGGCTCGATGGGTCTCAGGATAGTGATGGAGGATCCAGCAGCTTAACACCTGAGTCGCTGTTTAAATCTCACCCAGGGTAGCAGTGCAGGGAAGTTATTAGAGTCTGAAAACTGCTCAGTTGTTTAGTAATGATTCTCAGGCCAAATTCTTGCAGGACAGATGTCCAAATGGCAGACACCTGCACCATGACTGCACCGCACCCTTGCCACCACTCCAGCACAGACACCAAAGGTTATCTGGGCCATGGAGACAATTACCCCCTCGTCCTTAGAAGTGGTTAATCCACAGCAGATCTGAAGCTACATTCCCCTTGGTTTTAGCATGACAGGGTTGGTAGCAATCCCTACATTTAGGATGCCTAACACTTTCTGGTATAAATTATTCTTATGGCTGGTTTTTTGAGCCGCTCCCATGCCTCCCTTGTTTGCAGTAGTCCTTTGatatgtggggaggggaaaacccCTCATACTGGAGAAGGGCCTTTCCTCCCCGGCATCAGGAAATTCCATTCAGGTTTTCCTGAGAcgttcacttttgaaaatcaccatTTCCATGCTCTTGCTTGCATTCCTTTACGCCCAAGACAGGACGGTAGGGTGGTCTGTGGGAGTGGTCACCAGGGTCAGGGACAGTCTAAGCCAGGGTCACATGGCATCAGCGACAGAACCCAAGTGTCCCCACTGCCAACCCCCTTCCTTGCCTAGATTGAGCTGCCTCCCCGTGCTGCCCAGTCATCATCCAAATGCATTTGCTGAGTTGTACATTGGGTTCTTCTTTCAGCAAAAGGCCGGTGGTGAGGGGTTGTTTTGTTGCTGGTGAAAAGGAGATAAAACAGGATGAGAAGGGGACGGGAATTCTAAAAGCTGTAAATTAAGTTTATACCCAGGAAATTGATGTCACCTCTTCTGCTCTTATAGAATAATACCAAACACTGGATATCTGCAGCATCTTTCACCTCAGGAGCTCAGACATCTGAGACGCCTGATGGGCTCCCTCCAGAAAACAGCTGTCTGCCTCCTGTTCCTGTTTTTCTCAAGTGCCTCCCATAGCAGTAAGTCTCCTCATTTTACTGTGTTTGCCTCTCATCACACAATAATATGTTTtttatgctccaaggagaaagctGAACTGTTAACAATTAAAACCAGCAACCCAATGAGCTGGGGCGAGGGCAAGGAGGAAACCAAGTTAGGCTACTTAGAAAGAACTAAAGCTAGAGTCTTTCGCAGAGAGGGATCAGCAGCCTGGCAAGAAGAGACATTACAGTACTGATAGTCTAAAGGGATACTGCAAACCACAGCATCGCCTCTTCCCTCTAGCTCCACTCCCACCACAACCAGTGTGGTTTGGAATCAGCCAGCAGGTCGGTTTTAGAGCACTCTCTATATCCCATTTGTCTCCTGTGAGCTCTGCAGAGTGACACGCAgctcagaaagaacaggagtacttgtggcaccttagagactaacaaatttattagagcataagctttcgtggactacagcccacttcttcggatgcaaatagaatggaacatatattgaggagatatatgtacacacatacagagagtatgaacaggtgggagttgtcttaccaactctgagagaccaattaagtaaaaaaaacttctgaagtgataacaCTTGTTTTTCACTTAATGATTTCTGCTTGAGTAATAATTTATTTGTGTTccttttccccctgcctccctcagAACTTGTAACCTTCATCTGCAGTGATGTCAAGACAGAATATAACGAAACGGCAGCAATTTCATGTTTTGGCAAAAATAAGATTACAAACATGGTAGTTAAGCGCTGTGAAAACTGTAATGAACAGAACTCGTGCTCAGAAAGTTTTATTAACACGTGGAAAGGAAAGGATTCCAGTGAAAAGGGAAGAATTCAGTTGGTGCTACAACACAGCGTTTCTGAATTGCACATACAGGCAGTAAAAGCAACTGATCAAGGAGGTTATAAATGGCATATTTATTCTGATGCTGGGGAAGACGATGGATGTATAACCCTTGAGATTACAGGTAAACTCACGGCACACAGGGGATCAGATCccccctctcttccctctcccttgaGCCCTTAGGAAACTGGGGACCAGATTGTGAGTCTCTGAGTTCCAAGTCTGCTCCTGGGTCAGTGCGGCTACATGCTGCTTTTTGGCCAGGGCAAAGCCACTATTTACCCATGGATAGCAGCACAGGAATAGATAAATGCTGCCAGAGAGGGCTGTGATGCATTGGTAGAGCTGTAGTGGAAAGTCTGACCTGGGATCTGTAATGAGACTTTCTGAGAAATCAATCAGGTGTAAACAGACACCCAAACCAACCTGGCagaaactatttttgtttataaactCCCTGCCATCTCCAGAATCTTTAGTGATTCCTCGATCCACTTTTCTTTTATTGTCACTTTCCCTTTTCCCCAGTATGGTATAAGGTGCAGTTGTAACCCACCCTAGCACCAGATCCTTTAGCTCTGTCCCCACAGAAATCCAGCCAGGGCTGTTGTTACACAGTTCTAGGGCCAATTCTTCCTCGACTGAACTTCAGAGGAGTTACCCACACACGCcaaggctgaatttgacccataggTTAGCTGTTAATTAGGACCCCATTGAGGAAATCGCTAGGGAAAGCAACATTCAGATGTCTCTAGTTGCTTGCAAATGGCAGAAATCATTCAGTTGttgtggacccaatcctgcatccAATGATTtgagtggtgcaggatcaggctctcaaAAAGCAATGGATATTGCACAAGCCATAATCAACACTGTTTCTTTCAGCTCCAGAAATTGAGCCTATCCTAACTAGAAACGGAAGAAAGCTCGCCTGTCTGTCATCTATAGGGCATCGAGAAAGGCAGATCCATTGGTTCGATGGCCACGGGACTAACCTGACGGGCAGGGCAAGCCTGGTATCTAAGGAAGCAGAAGGTGGTTTAACCAGCCTTACCAGCACTCTCCATGAGAAACCCAACTTAACTGCCTCCGAGTATTGCTGCACTGTGCTGTATGATGTGCACACCAAGAGAAACAAAACCAAGTGCATTAGTGCCCACAAAGCAGTCGCCGATTACCTTCGTTTTACTTCAACCGCAGGTATAAGATATAGCAGAAATACTTTGAGTTTCAGCCACAAATCAATCGTCTCCTGATGATGAAACATTAGCAGTTGTCATGTGCAGAATTCTTGCTCCCCAGCTGGAAAGGGGTGACTGGCAGTTCTCAGAGTACTAGTTCTAATGCCATTATTATTGAGCACCACCAGCATATTGTTCCAGGAATAGCTGTATGCAGGTAAAGCAGAGATTTTTGAATAATATCTCACATGCGTCTGCTTCACATGCTAGAttattctagattttttttatagtacAAAGGAGTGTGAGCAGtgcattttgtacaagaaagGGCTTAGGCATCTGACGCCATGAAAGGATTCACGGCTGTGAATCCCACATGGAGATTGGTGGGAAAGTATTTCCCATTGGGGAGCTTAGACAGCTCCTCGCTCAGCGTGCTGGCTTTTGCAGATCCCTTTCTTAGGCTCCTAACTGTCCTCAAGCATTGCATACAGAGTTGGGTgtctaactcagggctgtggattgcACTGGGTAACAAGGTGCCTGAGTGTCCTTGTGGATCTAGCCTGTAGCTGCTTATGTTTTATTGGAAGTCAACtgaggctcctaaatcacataggcacttttgaaaattttactccaagTAAGCTGAAAACAAGATCACAAAAGTTACCATCAACATCTGCCAAACGTACCATAGGACCCACAAGTCATCCTGCTGTGAATTACTGCTTTAAACAAGCTACGGCTTTGGTTGTCACCATAATGTTTTTGAGTCcacctggtttttttttttccagatcaggaGATTCCGAAGACCACGAAAGATCAGGAAATTCCGAAGACCATGAAAGAGCACATTCCCATCATTCTAGTGCTCATCGTTCTGGTTCTCTGCTGTTTTGCAGCTGTTCTATACTACAGGCACCGCCAGCGAGGTACAGTCTGACACACATTAAGGGTAAAGCCTGTTCGATCTTCACCTGCTGAGTTTCAAAAAGTCACTTGCTAGGAGCTAGTACCACAAACTTAGCTAATCCACACTTAATGGTGGTAGCCTGGAACAAACATATGGGGAGTGTCCATGCCAGCCTTTGTAAATGTGTTAGCTACCACACGTTAATTGGTAACAAAAAGGTTTGAGATTAAAATGTCTAGTACAGACCAATCCCATGAGTTTAGAAGAGGGAGGAACGCTGCTgcttaaggatatgtctacactgcaaacgaAAAGCTCTTTGtccaggttaaaatagcagtgaaaacatGTCAACTTGGATTAGCAGCTCAAATTCAACCCCAGGCTCccctggggtatgtctacacggcagctggatgtgagcctcccagcctgggcagacagactcacactagctgGGCTCAAGCTATAACACTGAAAATAGCCATGTGGAGGTTGTAGCTCCATCAAGAATCAGGCTGGTCACCCGAGCTCACACCCAGGGGTCAGGTGGGCTCGAGAGCCCgagccacaatgtccacactgctcttACTAGCGCAAGTCTGCCTACCCAGGTTGGGAGGCTTGtgcctagctgcagtgtagacatatccctttAGGCCTGCACTCTAGCTGCTATCCCAAATTAAAACCAGAGTTGCTGCATCTTCACCGCTATTTTAATCTGAGTTAGgagtgtagacaaatccttaatctcctcttgaGTTTACTGGCTTGATTTAGCAGTATTTGTGTGCACTTGAACCCCTCCATGCTACAAACCAGGTAGAGTCCATTCCAGCCCATACGTCCTCATGACTGAAACCCAACACTTAATGCTACACCCAAGAACGTACTAGGAAGTTTGCATGATCCTTGGTGGAGACTGATTCCATACAAATGAACAAATGCAAACCTGTAACACACAACGCACCTTACCTTGCACCTCCtaaagagaatgagaaattgTAATGGAGACAGCAGGAGAGTAGAGTGTCCCTGCTCGTCCTCCAGGCAATAAAGGGTATCTTTTTCCTGCACTAAAGTACCCTATGCTTTTCAGTCATATCCATAGAATGTGTCCTACCATGCAAAATAATGATGTTGGAGAGGTGTAACTCCCAGCCCCAATGGTCTAATTCTGCCCCCAGTAAAGTCCAGCCCCTCCATTAACAGAGAAATATGTCCCAAGGAGATGTTTctgagtcccactgaaagtcagtgggaccagGGCTCCTAAGTAAcataggcatatttgaaaatgtttccttttgccaTTAGTCTCAAGCCAGGCAAAAGATTAATCTCTTGCTAAATTTCAGATGGCATTTAAAGTAAAGCATTGGGTAGCAGTGCCAAATCCAGCCCAGAGAAagaatttcaaaagcacacaAGACAGCAGTGCCCCAGTATACAAATAACCAGGGAAGCATGCAGAGGGCTGCACCGAAACACGTGACTGGCCCCAGTCAAAATCAAAACGTAGTCCTTTCCTGTGTCTGAGCTCACAATGGGATGTTGCCTCTCATTCATTGTCTTGGTCAACACGGTGAAGGCAGCACTGCTAAAATCTGTTTTCAATGATGCAATATAGTTCCTGAAATTAAATCAT includes the following:
- the LOC117887346 gene encoding uncharacterized protein LOC117887346 isoform X1, with the translated sequence MGSLQKTAVCLLFLFFSSASHSKLVTFICSDVKTEYNETAAISCFGKNKITNMVVKRCENCNEQNSCSESFINTWKGKDSSEKGRIQLVLQHSVSELHIQAVKATDQGGYKWHIYSDAGEDDGCITLEITAPEIEPILTRNGRKLACLSSIGHRERQIHWFDGHGTNLTGRASLVSKEAEGGLTSLTSTLHEKPNLTASEYCCTVLYDVHTKRNKTKCISAHKAVADYLRFTSTADQEIPKTTKDQEIPKTMKEHIPIILVLIVLVLCCFAAVLYYRHRQRAMARESFADLLKTLLPILRQRKPFYCSYFI
- the LOC117887346 gene encoding uncharacterized protein LOC117887346 isoform X2 yields the protein MGSLQKTAVCLLFLFFSSASHSKLVTFICSDVKTEYNETAAISCFGKNKITNMVVKRCENCNEQNSCSESFINTWKGKDSSEKGRIQLVLQHSVSELHIQAVKATDQGGYKWHIYSDAGEDDGCITLEITAPEIEPILTRNGRKLACLSSIGHRERQIHWFDGHGTNLTGRASLVSKEAEGGLTSLTSTLHEKPNLTASEYCCTVLYDVHTKRNKTKCISAHKAVADYLRFTSTADQEIPKTMKEHIPIILVLIVLVLCCFAAVLYYRHRQRAMARESFADLLKTLLPILRQRKPFYCSYFI